In the genome of Brienomyrus brachyistius isolate T26 chromosome 24, BBRACH_0.4, whole genome shotgun sequence, the window attgaaaatctcactccagccagccgaCCGAAGCTGGCAACTCTGCCACTATCACCCGCGCGGTCACAATCATACGTCTTTAAAATCGAATTCAAAATAAACTTACCTCAAGTCACATCCAGAGCGCGGCTTTTCAGTAAATCTAAGCTGCATTGATCAAAGGGTTCTATCAGTACCAAACTCTATAGACATTTGTTTCAtagacatttgtttttttttgacaaataCGGACTTGACCCCAGTGTTGTGTAATGCCGTTCCGTTTACCTTCCAGGTCGCGTGCGTTTCTGCCTTTTGAACGGGGGGcagtttcattattattattattattattattattattattatttagtgaTACAGCCCCTACCTCACCTGTCTGACGACGTCTTAACGAATTTCGCTGTCGAATTCTGTGTCAGCTGACCCAGACTGACCCACGCCATGAGGTCGGGAGCCGGGGAACCCTTATGTGTACCGAGACGGTTCTCCGAATTCCAGAAACGGTATCGGAAGAGTGGGAGATGGAGTGCGGCGCCCCCTGTGCGCCGTTTTGGGTCGGTGCATCTCCACAGCCTCGGGCTTTGGGTGACATCTTAAGCAGCAGAAGTGATATTTCGGTATTTTGAAAATAGTCGAACTTAAAGAAAAGTCGTAAGTGATCTGCTTACGTTTTCTTTTGCATCGTGTGTTTTTTTCTTAACGTTTCACAGCATTGCTTTTTATGTCGTAGCTGGTACGTCTTTCAACTCATAGTATTCACAGAGAAAACAACCTGTTGTAACCCTAGATCCtgtatatattattttaataagttagaCAAAACCAGTTTCATTTGATTTTAACAGGGTATTAAAGTCTGTTAATCCATTATTTGTGAAGGTTTCTGTTTGTCTACATctaaatgttattattattttttattttctatatccTTCAAGTGGATTACGGCGTTCCATATTCACATTGCGGCTTGGATGATCAACACAGTGGGCAAACTTTGTTTTGAAAAATCAGGTATCATTTTATAAAGATGTATGACTTAATGAAAGCAGCGTTTGCTTCTTTTATTATAATGTACTGTGTGATTTCAAAGGCGCTTcttgtagtgtattcaatgctgcccccccccatgctgtacCCACATTTTTGCAAATCTTCAGCGTTCGGTAATGAGAGCGTCACGTGTACAGTGAAAATTAAGACACTAAGCGGCACTCATTAAAATACACTAATTAGATGATCAGCTGGCTGGAAAACGAGCTTTCAACTGTTAGTAGTGTAAGAATTGGCGCTTCCCTCATCCGCGTGACGTTAATTACGTCATCATTACACATCACTGGCCGCACGTGAGAATCCAGCTTGTGTAACGAGGAACTGTAGTAGTTAGACGGGGTGCTGCATCAGAAACCATAATTCTATTACCAAAGAGTCTGCCTGACTATCTCTGGTCAAGGAAATCCTATTTTAGAATACAAACAATAAAGGAATAAGCCTAATATTTCTGTGTCCATAATATTGTAAATGTGTAAACAGACGATAAAGGTTCATCTCAGACTTTCTTATGAACAGAAAAAAACCGACCCACAAAATTAAAACGTAGGTGTAGCTATGACCAAATAGGTGGTAAAAAATAAACCAAGGAATTTTCTGTCACACCTAAGTAATGGACATTTTTCGCTTTGCTTTACACTCCTCTTCAAAACCCTGCAGTTTGGTGATATTCCCTATAAACCGGAATTTTCATTTCACGGTGAAGTTGCCATCTAGAAACGCCAGGTGGCGACGGTGAAGAAGCGCAGCACCAAAACCGCAGGACACATTCATCGCTGCCATTCAGCTGCTGTaagaaatgcagatttttttcaaAGCCGTTCGCGCTGGGAGTGATGCCACGCATCAAGGGCATGGGGCTGCTTGATTTATGGATTGCCGAACAGCTAGAGGTAAAGTTAATAACTGGAGACATGCCCTCCATCTATAAGAGAGAAGTGTAAACGTTAAAGAGCCGAAAATAAATAGGATACCGTGATTTAAAAGGTATAGTTTGCTAATTGGGGGAGAAGATTAACTTTATTAGGTGTCCAACGGTCGCCGCTGAGCAGATAGCGCAGTAGTTTCCATTGCCTTGACTTGCAGACAGATAAGATTAACGTCATTAGTCCTGTGCAGGGAAATTTAGCAGTGAGTAGGGCCCAGAATTATTTTGCCATGCCTTTGTGGGATTCGACGTATGCTTCAGGGTTATTGAATCATTGACAGTTCCTTTCAGTTGAAATAAAGGCTTTTAAGTCTAGTGTAAAGCAAGCACGGGCAGACAAATCCTAGTTTCTAGGCCCTCGATGAGTCCTGATTTTACATTAAATTGATAGCGGCGAGTATGCACGTTGATGGCTGCGTTGGTGGTACAGTGTCTATTATGACGTCAGTCAGTTGTTTACTCCGatttcaaattattttccattgcaCGCGACATCCAGTTTAGCGCGATTGACCTTTTTCTTTGAAAGCTGAGTCATAAAAATTCCATGGCGCCTGGACAGGAGAATCCCGCCACCCAGAACAGAAAATTGTAGCGTGAGTCTGTTTTTGATAAGAGTATAAAAGCGTGGGGGTTTCTGCTTCCGGCTTTTTATATGAACAATAAGCTGTTGTTCGCTCCGAACAAAGCCAGACAAAGGAATGTAATGGTCCTCTATCTTGTGACACCGCGACCCCGTCTGGATAAAGCAGTTACTGAAAACGGATGTATAAAATCCGGTCTTTCCCAAGAATCTTAGACGCTCCCCTTTGTTTCTCGGGTAAAACGCATtgaattaaacattttttttggtaAATGAACAATCGACTTTGCTTCGTTCTCACATTAACCCATACAATAAAACCGGAACCTTGTccaataaaataattttaaaagtaTATATAACACTACTCGCTGAGACGGTTATTTAAAATGATCTCCAAAGTGCGGTGgatttttataattattaatcGCAGATATGGACATGCACTTTTCACTATCAATACGCTATATCACCAAcaaaaacacaagagcaacaataatgAATTGACACGTACGTCTTTTTTAACAGCATAGAATACTGTGCCTATAACTGCACGTTTtcgtcaatttcataaaaatgtgTAAGACTGCGGCAATTTTATTACATTCTATTGGTGCTGTTGCCTATTGTTATTTTAGTACTGTATTTAGCACTTTTATGATTCATACTGTAAAATGTTAAATTCACAGTGATTAAGGATTATTTTTTTGGTGATAGTAAAAAAAACGGCTTTGTGTATTTCGtagcattttcatttttatatggaTAAACTTCTGAATCAATTTGATGTTAAAAATGTCGACGCGCTTTAAATATTAAGttcttaaataaaaattattgcATATATCTATATTCTATTTATACTTCCTTATAAACTGCGCAATAATGGGTATCGAAAATCATTCATAAATCGAATTACAGCCGGTGTAGCCCATACATAAAAGTGAAGAATACTTATATGGTTATTTACCTTAAATTATGACGCGCATTGTCATAGGCTGATCAAGAGAATAACCCACGTAACAATTTAAAATATACACCGTATGCGAATTGCTTTAAAAACACTTCATCGcttaaaatatacaaataaatcagTCTTTCAGACGAGGAAGCAACTACAGGATAAAACATCCCGGAAACGAAAGcatgcatatttttttatttaaatacatgatACATAATGTGATacgtaatattattattaaatttcaGGCTATTGACTTGAATTAAAATACAAGCATGATATAATAATTGAACAATAAATTGTgtgtaatacaaaaaaaattaagtacatcgaCCAGCCCGTTTTCAAGATTATGTCGAGCAACGATTAGAaggatttcatttttaaaatggtcTAGATATTTTCATGCAGCTGACAAAATACAGCGATTAATTAAATCATTCCAAAATCTTTCATACAAATAGATACACGAATTGCATATCGTTCATTAATGTTAGTAGAAGCGCGCGTCCCGCGGTTAGCCGACACGGAATTCATTCGTAAAGAATCGCTGATGTTTTCTCGCAATTGTACGTAGGTctaaatgttttacttaaaaacttACAATCGCATACCGATGCAGAGCATATACGTGTATACATATGGCTTCTTACGTACACAGTATGGGAATATTAACTTTTTGAGTTATTTTGTATTAAAAAGTAAGATATTAAGTCTGACTTGTCAGGTAAATTAAACACATTCATCGGGAGGTAATCGGTAGGCCCAACAGTGCAGTCTAACGTGCACCATAGTTTCACGCACTACTCGGTTAAAGCCATTCTTTAGGGGTGTAGCTAATACGCGTAATTTTATAGGTAAGAAatatgatttatttaaatcGTGCGGACAACTTTCATTATCAATTGAAATGTTAAATGTACAACCtactggaaacaggagaaaattaaTAAATTTCGTATATTGAACCAATATGTATCTTCATAAGGTGTGGTTACTATCAAAAGTGAGCATTAtttgataattttgcatcgAGCTGTATCTGACGTTTTTAAGACACGCATCAACTGTGAAGGTTCACAACTCAAAATATTAGGCTACACCGATGTATTATTTTGAAGTTATTGCTTGGCTGTAAAACAACTTAAAAAGAATTAAACGAATTGAACggttaactaaaactgacaCGAATCCGGGAGTAATTCATTTTTACTGCATATATGCTATGACATGACAGGCGCGCTTCGAAATCACTCTTAAAATCCTAAGGCGGCGACAGTCCTTAACATTTCTTAAAGAAATCAAACTATAAATTACCAGTATTTGTCCTTCAACTGCAAATGCCAATGAATACAGAGTAACAAGCGCCATATCTGATAGCCCCAGTTTAAAACTTTTAACGTAGTTTAACGAAAAGAAATTGTATTTATGACGGAGGTCcgttttatgtgaattactgTCAGAATTATGGAACTGTAATGAATCCAGTGGACCGATACGTTACAGAGATAATCGCGAAACTGAAGTAGAATTTACATTGTTTTAGTCCACCGTCTAAGCGAAGTTATACACCATGCACGAGCTCGTTATTCGTCAACGTTAAACATGATGTGATTAAATTCAAGGCATCAGCGTAATATTGTGATGCAGCAAACGAGTTTAATGGCCAAAAAGGCCGAGCTGGTAATTTAGAAGTAGGCCTACGTGATATTTTTAGAAACAGCGGAGGAATCTGGATATAAGATTATAAATCGAGGTCCTGTGCGCACGGAATTGATTCATTACTTTAGGTGAAAACCAAGTAATTTTTCGATTTCTATACATGACACTTCAAATTACAGTTCTTCAGAATCAGACACCAGGCGGTCCAGTCTCGTGACTTAACCCTCTGTCAAGCTGTCATTTAAAATTCCATTCTGCACAAAGTTCCCTGCGTGCACTGAGATCTTCTATTtctcaggatggatggatggatagataaattcGTAAACTATCTATATTATCTCAATTTTATCGATAATATTAATAGCACAGTATGaaaattatttataaaattattataCGTATTTAATACGAGGACGTTGAAGACCCAGATCACCCACGTTACTTATTCCTAAATGGCTTCCGCCATTCGTTTAAATTAAGTGGGTTCTAGTGGCAGACTCACAACAGGACAAATACGTGGTTTGAGAAGACGCGGTGTATAGTCACTGAGGAAACATTTATTATTTAAGTTAATATGAGACTAGCCGGACAGAACAGTCTTACAGCTTCGGCATATATACTTTATTTGATTTGAAAAATACAGCACAAACAGCATTGAGAGAATAAATATTATATCgttatttataaaaaattgCATATATTCAATTTCAGCCAATATTACCCAGCATGTCTGGAGGTCTGAGGCAGAATGGAGGCTGTGGGTGCCTCAGATTTGGTGCTTAAACTGCATCTCTTTGGCTATTCAACAACATTTGCCGGTACCCAAGCACAGAAGCAGTGTTTATAAATGCAAAATGAGTCCAACGCTCAAGCATGCTGATTGGTTAATCAGAGGACCTGCCCAAGATGGGAGAAATTCAGAGAATTAAGTCCTATTTGAATGTCAAacaagtataaaaaaaaaaatggatcaaaGTTGCACAAATGAACAAATATTCGATGAGTTCATTAATATACTTGAAATGAAAATTAACCACTATTGCAAAGGATTGCTTCCATTACTAATCGGTTAATGACCAAAGTAAATAAACCATTAACCCAGTTATTAACAATTCAAGTCTTAACCAGAATATTACCATGGTATCCGTCTTCATAACATTACTTCGTTTTTAAAGAGAGGTGCTacattattacattttaattgttaAATTTGTCATTTTCTCAGAAGAAAAATATCTGACAGATGCAATTGGGCAACTGATTACAAAAGGGGAGTCAGTCTTTTCTTCAGGATGTACAGAACTGTTGCCAAAAATAGGACCAGGGCGAGGAGGATAAGCAGCCCGTCAATCAGCTCTTGCTGACTGTAGCTGCTGAGGAGATTGGCCCCCGAGTGCAAAGCCCCCGTCATAGACTTAAACTCTTCATTCGTTTCTGTCAGTATTCTAGAAGAAGCAGCTGGGAGGAGAAAACGATAGCGTGTGACGGTCTGAAGTATCTCAGATACTTCAATAAACTCAATATTTCAATAAATCCAAGGCGATGCGATCGACGTTCACAGAAACAACTCTGACGGACAGACAGCATGCAAGCAAATGAGAAGCTTACGTCAAAGGCTAACGAGGAGAGAGTTTTTTTTAAAATCCGTCAGCATGAATAAGCATTTCATTTTGACAGAGGAATCAGGGATATCACGCTTTAGCTTTAGCTGCGTAATGCATCCGTCTTCGCCAAACACTTAGATTTCTGCTCGTCTAACAGACACAATATGCGGCGCCTACATCTGAGACACTGCATTGGAAACCGAGAATAAATCTAAGATTATCTATTTGAAAATTTCGAACAAGCACAAAAGTATGGGAGACAACAAGGGAGCCAACAACTTGTTATGAAATCACGTGCGTAATCCCCAGCACCAACCCACAGACGACCAGCTCCGATCGGAACAGCGCTCAGTCTTTGCGGCATGGTGATATTTACCATTTACGCCTGCAGACTTAGAGGCTAGACAAAGGTTCATTGCGTCAGCATGCAGAGAACAACATTTAAGATcttaatgatttttaaaaactcAAAAACACGATCCCGCTTCAAACGGCTGGTCCATTGGCCATGAACTAATACAGACTAATGATACCCTTTGAAGATCATTTCTAAACAATTAAATGgcgagaaaaatatataatatgggAGAAAACGTACAAGGAAATGTGACGGAAATAAACGTTTTGCGGCTTGGGTAGAAAACAATGAAACGCTTTCCTGACTTCATCAAAACGCAACAATAAGATGCATTTAAATAAGTCCTGATCTATTGGACAACAAAATGCAGCTGTCATTCGGTATACTGCAGGTTTAGTCAGAGACAGGCAGCCCAAAGCATAATATGGAAGGCCACTTACCCAGAGTTCCAATGGTCTCCTCACTCATTTTAACCTGCTGTGACATCATGCGTGTGACGCTCATCAGACATTCGGTCATGTGACCGGCAGTCTGGGCCACGCCCACTTTGGTCATCTTCCTGTTGGAACAAAGAAGCCGACTGGGACACGCCGGATTCCCAGCATTTGTGCTTCTGTTCTTCCGGAATTTTTCCCGCTTTAATCAGGATTTTGTATCTTTATGTCCATTCCCGGACCATTCCCAAAATCTACCAAAACAGCATGACAATCGTAAATTTACAGCCacacattaaaaatgtatatagaCACATTAAAATAAGTGCTTATCTTACCTATAAAGGGAGAACACACCTTCACTACGAGCGATTTACAGTATATTTCTTTAGGAGATGCGTTCATGCAAAGCAAAGCACATTTGAGAAAGCAAGACCAGACAGTCTCTGAAGTAATTATGGTTAATGGTCTTGCACAGGGACCCAGGGGTGAAATTCGTCTGCCAACCatggggtttgaaccagcaaacTTCTGATCTTGGGCACAGTCCCCCAACCACTCCCAGCCATGCACTCCCCCTAATCCACGCTCCGTCAAGCCAGAATCGAACCAGCGACCGAGGGATGTCTCATTATGCTTCTGCAGACCTCCACTCAACCAGCTAAATTATcaaagggggggggcatcatttcattttcactacggtgaaaatacagacctcAAATGCAACGCGATAAAATCCGAGTACACCTCTGAACACTGCAACGAAAGTGAACGCACCTGTGATCTCCAATTAAGACTGTTTCCATGAACGCGGTCATGACATGACCCGCGAACATCACAGCAGTCGCAATTTTTGTGTGGGTTGTGTCGAATGCAACATGGAGTCACACGGTAAGGAATTGTCTGAACAAGAAATTGGACTGTGAGACTTGTGAGATGGCAATGGATAAAAAAATAAGATATTGAATTAGTAGGCTACtgaaaatatgcaaaaaaaaaaaaaagagtttcagAGGTGGTTAGGAGGTATAGGAAGACAGACGATATGAAGGATAGAAGGTGCAGTGGTCTCCAAAATGAAGGCAGCGGTCCCTAAAACGAGGCAGCGGTCCCTAAAACGAGGCCACGCACAATTTGCTATTTGCGAAACCTTGCAATGAAAAACAGACGGATAAGTGCTTCTGACCTGACAAGACTCATCCACAGAAATGTGCGTCTCAGTGACTGGTCCGAAGGTACAAAGGACATTACATGACGGTAGGGTCTATGGACGGTGCCCAAAAAGAAACAACACTGCTGACAAAACTGCATACAGCCGCAAGACAAAAACTTTGCCAAGGAATATTTGTACGGGGAAACGTGATGAATATTGCGAGCGCATTCTTTGGTCaaaccaaaacaaaatttaTGCGACTCAGACGGGGTTCCGGCATGTTTGGCGAGGCGTACACATTTGTCCGGATGCCAAATTCTCGGTCCTAAACGAACGTTTACTTAGTAGCACGCCTGAAATATTACTTAGAGGCGATTTGTGAGGCCCAAAAGTTATCTGTATGTATCTATAGTCATCTGTATGAATTCGGTGTACGCAGTTATACAGAGATGTGATATCGTGCAGTCCTACCAAACATActgcaaaataaattaataaatcacaaaagtttttaaaagaaacaaaagaGTGAGAACTTCGAACTGGCCAAGTATGTCTCCTAAGCTGCGACGGAACACTTCTGGGGTATTTTACAGCGGGAGGGAGAGCGacaaaccccctcccccccccagcaaaaaaCAGCTGAAAAGACTGATCTGTGAAGAACAAGAGTCTCCCCACAGATTTGTGCAAGAGCAGAATTATCCACGCCCTGGAGGTACGAATGAGTcatcaaaataaacaaacaaacaaataaataaataaaaatgtatcgaATGCAGGGGATTTGTATTTTCTTACCATTTTAGTGATATTGGCCAGGAATTAACCCATTTTTGTTGTACACTCTACACTGTTAACTACTATGCTTTTGAGAAACGTAGCCCAGCATGTTCAAATGGATTTCCAAGAGGGAACCCATTACAGCACAgggaatcgaacccacaacctcaTGGTAAGCCGAAAGGCCACAGTGCTACCCAGTGAGCACCTACCTCCTTCCCAGAGCTCTTTATAACAAGATTTTAACAAAGTATGACAGGGAAGAGTATCACTCACTCAGTCAATCAATCAAGGTTTGTTTATATAGCACTGTTTTAACTACAAGGTTTAAAAAGTGCATTACAGACATTTAAACATAAGGGAATTTAAAGGGAATTTAAAAATTAGCACAACATTGcacacaggaaaaaaatatatacaatttttcataaatatttaaagtcACAAAAATGCAGGAGCTGAACCACCCACATTCTTGCTAGGGGACTTCGGACCACCTTCCCCAGTGTGATACCACCCTCTCTGGCCCTCGTGCAAGGGAACACGAACCTAGTGTCCTCTGTGGGACTCAAGCCCCAGAGTATTTGGGGGAGCAATCCCTGGTTGCCATCGATAACAAAGGGACCTGAACCCATATTCTACTCGTTCTACACAAACACTGACCCCTCCCACACTGGGGACTCTAGGCTCTAACCTTGCTGggaaccctaacccctactaGTGGCTTAGTGGTTAGGGATGTGCGCGTTTAatcgaaagattgcaggtttgaatcccgacCAGTACTggtactgaggtaccctgaacaaggtaccacccccaagcactgctcccattagctgccccctgctatgtcacgttgTCACACATAGAGGGCACATTTCGTTGTCGCGCGCTGTGGTGTGGCAACTAAATTCTAAATTTAAAACACGACAGCAACAAAGTGAAAACACACAGAAAGCTGAGTGGGAAAATTCCGGAACCAATCGGACATGCAGTCGCAGGTACCTCGGCCGCAGCGGGACGTCAGAAGCGCCGAGCAGCTCCTCCTGCTGACGCCTGTCGATGGCCGTCCTGCACGCCAGGTTGGCTTTCCTCCACGTCGTCTGGTCTCTGCGAAGAAAATGAAGGACAGAACGAGTGACCGCAGCATCCCGCCACACTCCGTTTCCAAAAACGGGGCTAATTCACAGCTATCAGATGTCAGGGGCTCTGAATCCGAGGACATACCACACAGTTTTGTCCCTGCAAGCACCCTTTGCAAATAATTAATGCATAACACGAAAGACGGAATCTTACATGCAGCATACCGTAAGTTTACTCATGAGATCGATGCTAATGCACTTAATACAGTTTTTGACTAATGTTCATACACTGCACTTTACTCATATTTTCTACTTTAGCCACTTTTATTTTATGTACTTTATTCAGCCATTTTCGGTTTGGCGatttgttttacatatttaaTATTGTACTTCGGCAATTCCTTGTTAAACATCGATTTTCACGCTTTTTTGCGCTTTCACGCTTTTGACGCCTTTGttttattgtatgctgtgtAGCTCCGTTACATGTCTGGCGACAACAAATTTCCCTATGTACGTATGTACAAGAAATCTCAAATCTTATTTTGTAGCAAGTCTACCATTTAAATAATACTGCATTACGCATTTAATGCACATACAGATCCCTGGAACATACGACGCTAAAAATAAGGATATAGCAACTCATCCGATTGATATGAATGGAAATCAGTTGCTACTTGTGTTTTAACAAGTTTGAAATGGATCTGAATTCGTTACATGGTGGCATAATTAGGCAGCCTGGGCGTTCTGGCAGTGATGACGTCCGGTTCGATTCCAAACCAGTTGGCAAACCTCTGACGATGCGATTCTGCAGCTCAAGTAAAAGGATGACTCTCAATTGCCCTTAGTGTGTAGCAGAGTAAATGAATGTGCGTGGGTTACAATGCCCTCCAGTGTACTGGCTTGGCACGTAAAGTGCCTAGAAAATGCTAGAAGGGttaatttacatatttaaatCAGCAAACAGAAGGCAAAGTCTTAAGGAACGTTGGACAGAAACATATTAATATAAAATGTGCCTGTATACATTTACACTAACGGATGTGTCAATATCAAACCAGCGACCCGAATAGATATAGCGGACTGTGAGAAACATTCACTCCCTTGTTTACATCTGCAATTTTTAACATGAATATGTGAGGACACAAAATCCCATTACTAGCTATGGCAATCGGCTCAGTCTAAAGGGGCCATAAACACCTTCTCTCATTGGATAACAGCAGCACCTTTCAAGAAAGAGAACCAATGAAAAGCCACGTAGTGCCACGTCACCTCAGCAGCCGCTTCCGGTAGCCTTCCGCCTCACTGAGCATGGCAAGCCTTTCGGACTCCTTGTCTTGCTCCTTACCCATTTCCTCCAGATCCTGTGGAAAGGAGTTTTGAAAATGATAACAGTTCATGAACTCAATACGTTCGATCACTATTTATTTGTATGATGCGCGTACACGCagttaataaagaataatactatataaaaaaaGACCAATACGAGAAAATTTGTCACGTTAGTTGGGAATCCATGCGAGTCATGGGGTGACACCACAACTGatcaataattataataaaatggcTGGTAAAATTATACTGGTCACTAGGTTTAGAAGCCTtacactaattagatgacgcaTTGAACGATCCAAATACTGGGCAAAATGCGAACAAAACGTGTTTTTCAAACGGGAATCAACGGAGAACCATGCAATACTAGTATCACATCTTCGTAACAGGGTAGGTGCACGATATAAAAGCGCATTTTAAACTTAAACTCAACGCATCATCTCCAGTAACGAggttttttgtttaattatcaTTTCAATgcaatttagagaattttgCCGGGAAGTAAAAACCAGTTAAGGTCTAATGGAAGCCAAATATTGTCATGGAGTATTAAGCAATCCAGATTTTTCATGCAGTAACATTGAAAGTATCAGTTGCAATAAATATTTCATTGCGTACAGCACTCTGAGTGTAACAAACATGAACGTTAACTGCGGGCCAGGGGTTAAATCGTATTATAACAACATATTAGGCCTAGAGTTAAATGCAAATTGGCCTTAGTCAACTTTACATTTGCGTTCACTGTACTCTGACACCTATAATCACACCTGTAACGCCAACTAAATGCCAAGTTATTTTGTGATGACGGCACTCAGTATTTTCAACAATAGTTATATTCCGACGAGGTACCGGGAAGCGTCAAACGGCCATTTAATGTTTCATGGACGCTTATCGGATGGTGGATACTGTCAAACTGATAGCAAAAAGGCCCTGTTAAAAAGGTTAAGTACGGCTAAATAGCAAATTCGTGCACGTACGAGCCAGGATTATATCTATAAACTAAGACGCCTGATGAGTTTAGCCTACTATGTTTCCAACTCGCAATCttcttaaatataaattacgGACCGCAAACCAAATATTTTTTCCACTGACCTGAATCCGTAGTCTGAGTTCAGTGATTTTCTCTTTAACTT includes:
- the bnip1b gene encoding vesicle transport protein SEC20, whose translation is MAAATDPRVPIISSDLELKAFIRDIRTFPESHEELMDLNSKVKEKITELRLRIQDLEEMGKEQDKESERLAMLSEAEGYRKRLLRDQTTWRKANLACRTAIDRRQQEELLGASDVPLRPRKMTKVGVAQTAGHMTECLMSVTRMMSQQVKMSEETIGTLAASSRILTETNEEFKSMTGALHSGANLLSSYSQQELIDGLLILLALVLFLATVLYILKKRLTPLL